From one Melospiza melodia melodia isolate bMelMel2 chromosome 4, bMelMel2.pri, whole genome shotgun sequence genomic stretch:
- the NAMPT gene encoding nicotinamide phosphoribosyltransferase isoform X2, whose translation MECAAAGAEFNILLATDSYKVTHYKQYPPNTSKVYSYFECREKKTENSKFKKLKYEETVFYGLQYILNKYLKGKVVTKEKIKEAKEVYREHFQDDVFNEKGWNYILEKYDGHLPIEIKAVPEGSVIPRGNVLFTVENTDPECYWLTNWIETILVQSWYPITVATNSREQKKILAKYLLETSGSLEGLEYKLHDFGYRGVSSQETAGIGASAHLVNFKGTDTVAGIALIKKYYGTKDPVPGYSVPAAEHSTITAWGKDHEKDAFEHIVTQFSSVPVSVVSDSYDIYNACEKIWGDDLRHIIEARSPEAPLIIRPDSGNPLDTVLKVLEILGKRFPITENSKGYKLLPPYLRVIQGDGVDINTLQEIVEGMKKNKWSIENIAFGSGGALLQKLTRDLLNCSFKCSYVVTNGLGINVFKDPVADPNKRSKKGRLSLHRTPAGEYVTLEEGKGDLEEYGQDLLHTVFKNGKVTKSYSFDEVRQNARLKNSELQSASH comes from the exons ATGGAGTGCGCTGCGGCGGGAGCCGAGTTCAACATCCTCCTCGCCACCGACTCCTACAAG GTTACACACTACAAGCAATATCCACCTAACACAAGCAAGGTATATTCCTACTTTGAATGTCGTGAAAAGAAGACTGAAAATTCCAAATTTAAGAAACTGAAATATGAAGAAACAGTTTTTTATGGCTTGCAGTACATTctgaataaatatttaaaag GTAAAGTGGTGACCAAAGAGAAAATCAAGGAAGCCAAAGAAGTATATAGGGAGCATTTTCAAGATGATGTCTTCAATGAAAAGGGATGGAACTATATTCTAGAg AAATATGATGGCCATCTTCCCATAGAAATAAAGGCTGTTCCTGAGGGCTCTGTAATTCCCAGAGGAAATGTTCTTTTCACAGTAGAAAACACAGATCCAGAGTGCTACTGGCTCACAAATTGGATTGAG ACAATTCTTGTGCAGTCATGGTACCCAATCACAGTGGCTACAAACTCTAGAGAGCAGAAAAAGATTTTGGCCAAATATTTGCTGGAGACTTCAGGCAGCTTGGAAGGACTGGAATATAAACTGCATGACTTTGGCTACAGAGGAGTTTCTTCACAAGAG ACTGCAGGAATAGGAGCTTCGGCTCACCTGGTGAACTTCAAAGGAACAGACACTGTAGCAGGAATTGCATTAATTAAAAAGTACTATGGTACAAAAGATCCAGTTCCAGGATATTCTGTTCCAGCTGCTGAACACAG TACCATAACAGCTTGGGGAAAAGATCATGAAAAAGATGCTTTTGAACATATAGTAACACAGTTTTCTTCAGTGCCTGTATCTGTGGTTAGTGACAGCTATGACATTTACAATGCTTGTGAAAAAATATGGGGTGATGACCTAAGGCATATAATTGAAGCCCGAAGTCCAGAGGCACCACTTATTATTAGACCAGATTCTGGGAATCCCCTTGACACTGTTCTAAAG GTGTTGGAGATCTTGGGGAAGAGGTTTCCCATTACAGAGAATTCAAAAGGCTATAAGTTGTTGCCACCATATCTCAGAGTTATTCAAGGGGATGGTGTGGATATCAACACACTGCAAGAG attgTGGAGGGAATGAAGAAGAATAAATGGAGTATTGAGAATATTGCCTTTGGATCTGGTGGAGCTTTGTTGCAGAAACTAACCAGAGACCTCTTAAACTGTTCCTTCAAATGTAGTTACGTGGTGACCAACGGCCTTGGG ataaatgtcttcaaagatcctgTAGCCGATCCCAACAAAAGGTCAAAGAAAGGACGGCTGTCGTTGCATAGGACACCAGCTGGGGAGTATGTGACACTGGAGGAAGGCAAGGGGGATCTTGAAGAGTATGGACAG GACCTGCTTCACACAGTATTTAAGAATGGAAAGGTAACGAAGTCATATTCATTTGATGAAGTCAGACAGAATGCCAGGCTGAAGAACAGTGAATTACAATCAGCATCTCACTGA
- the NAMPT gene encoding nicotinamide phosphoribosyltransferase isoform X1 produces the protein MECAAAGAEFNILLATDSYKVTHYKQYPPNTSKVYSYFECREKKTENSKFKKLKYEETVFYGLQYILNKYLKGKVVTKEKIKEAKEVYREHFQDDVFNEKGWNYILEKYDGHLPIEIKAVPEGSVIPRGNVLFTVENTDPECYWLTNWIETILVQSWYPITVATNSREQKKILAKYLLETSGSLEGLEYKLHDFGYRGVSSQETAGIGASAHLVNFKGTDTVAGIALIKKYYGTKDPVPGYSVPAAEHSTITAWGKDHEKDAFEHIVTQFSSVPVSVVSDSYDIYNACEKIWGDDLRHIIEARSPEAPLIIRPDSGNPLDTVLKVLEILGKRFPITENSKGYKLLPPYLRVIQGDGVDINTLQEGMLVEQIVEGMKKNKWSIENIAFGSGGALLQKLTRDLLNCSFKCSYVVTNGLGINVFKDPVADPNKRSKKGRLSLHRTPAGEYVTLEEGKGDLEEYGQDLLHTVFKNGKVTKSYSFDEVRQNARLKNSELQSASH, from the exons ATGGAGTGCGCTGCGGCGGGAGCCGAGTTCAACATCCTCCTCGCCACCGACTCCTACAAG GTTACACACTACAAGCAATATCCACCTAACACAAGCAAGGTATATTCCTACTTTGAATGTCGTGAAAAGAAGACTGAAAATTCCAAATTTAAGAAACTGAAATATGAAGAAACAGTTTTTTATGGCTTGCAGTACATTctgaataaatatttaaaag GTAAAGTGGTGACCAAAGAGAAAATCAAGGAAGCCAAAGAAGTATATAGGGAGCATTTTCAAGATGATGTCTTCAATGAAAAGGGATGGAACTATATTCTAGAg AAATATGATGGCCATCTTCCCATAGAAATAAAGGCTGTTCCTGAGGGCTCTGTAATTCCCAGAGGAAATGTTCTTTTCACAGTAGAAAACACAGATCCAGAGTGCTACTGGCTCACAAATTGGATTGAG ACAATTCTTGTGCAGTCATGGTACCCAATCACAGTGGCTACAAACTCTAGAGAGCAGAAAAAGATTTTGGCCAAATATTTGCTGGAGACTTCAGGCAGCTTGGAAGGACTGGAATATAAACTGCATGACTTTGGCTACAGAGGAGTTTCTTCACAAGAG ACTGCAGGAATAGGAGCTTCGGCTCACCTGGTGAACTTCAAAGGAACAGACACTGTAGCAGGAATTGCATTAATTAAAAAGTACTATGGTACAAAAGATCCAGTTCCAGGATATTCTGTTCCAGCTGCTGAACACAG TACCATAACAGCTTGGGGAAAAGATCATGAAAAAGATGCTTTTGAACATATAGTAACACAGTTTTCTTCAGTGCCTGTATCTGTGGTTAGTGACAGCTATGACATTTACAATGCTTGTGAAAAAATATGGGGTGATGACCTAAGGCATATAATTGAAGCCCGAAGTCCAGAGGCACCACTTATTATTAGACCAGATTCTGGGAATCCCCTTGACACTGTTCTAAAG GTGTTGGAGATCTTGGGGAAGAGGTTTCCCATTACAGAGAATTCAAAAGGCTATAAGTTGTTGCCACCATATCTCAGAGTTATTCAAGGGGATGGTGTGGATATCAACACACTGCAAGAG GGGATGCTGGTAGAACAG attgTGGAGGGAATGAAGAAGAATAAATGGAGTATTGAGAATATTGCCTTTGGATCTGGTGGAGCTTTGTTGCAGAAACTAACCAGAGACCTCTTAAACTGTTCCTTCAAATGTAGTTACGTGGTGACCAACGGCCTTGGG ataaatgtcttcaaagatcctgTAGCCGATCCCAACAAAAGGTCAAAGAAAGGACGGCTGTCGTTGCATAGGACACCAGCTGGGGAGTATGTGACACTGGAGGAAGGCAAGGGGGATCTTGAAGAGTATGGACAG GACCTGCTTCACACAGTATTTAAGAATGGAAAGGTAACGAAGTCATATTCATTTGATGAAGTCAGACAGAATGCCAGGCTGAAGAACAGTGAATTACAATCAGCATCTCACTGA
- the NAMPT gene encoding nicotinamide phosphoribosyltransferase isoform X3 produces MECAAAGAEFNILLATDSYKVTHYKQYPPNTSKVYSYFECREKKTENSKFKKLKYEETVFYGLQYILNKYLKGKVVTKEKIKEAKEVYREHFQDDVFNEKGWNYILEKYDGHLPIEIKAVPEGSVIPRGNVLFTVENTDPECYWLTNWIETILVQSWYPITVATNSREQKKILAKYLLETSGSLEGLEYKLHDFGYRGVSSQETAGIGASAHLVNFKGTDTVAGIALIKKYYGTKDPVPGYSVPAAEHSTITAWGKDHEKDAFEHIVTQFSSVPVSVVSDSYDIYNACEKIWGDDLRHIIEARSPEAPLIIRPDSGNPLDTVLKVLEILGKRFPITENSKGYKLLPPYLRVIQGDGVDINTLQEGMLVEQIVEGMKKNKWSIENIAFGSGGALLQKLTRDLLNCSFKCSYVVTNGLGINVFKDPVADPNKRSKKGRLSLHRTPAGEYVTLEEGKGDLEEYGQDSA; encoded by the exons ATGGAGTGCGCTGCGGCGGGAGCCGAGTTCAACATCCTCCTCGCCACCGACTCCTACAAG GTTACACACTACAAGCAATATCCACCTAACACAAGCAAGGTATATTCCTACTTTGAATGTCGTGAAAAGAAGACTGAAAATTCCAAATTTAAGAAACTGAAATATGAAGAAACAGTTTTTTATGGCTTGCAGTACATTctgaataaatatttaaaag GTAAAGTGGTGACCAAAGAGAAAATCAAGGAAGCCAAAGAAGTATATAGGGAGCATTTTCAAGATGATGTCTTCAATGAAAAGGGATGGAACTATATTCTAGAg AAATATGATGGCCATCTTCCCATAGAAATAAAGGCTGTTCCTGAGGGCTCTGTAATTCCCAGAGGAAATGTTCTTTTCACAGTAGAAAACACAGATCCAGAGTGCTACTGGCTCACAAATTGGATTGAG ACAATTCTTGTGCAGTCATGGTACCCAATCACAGTGGCTACAAACTCTAGAGAGCAGAAAAAGATTTTGGCCAAATATTTGCTGGAGACTTCAGGCAGCTTGGAAGGACTGGAATATAAACTGCATGACTTTGGCTACAGAGGAGTTTCTTCACAAGAG ACTGCAGGAATAGGAGCTTCGGCTCACCTGGTGAACTTCAAAGGAACAGACACTGTAGCAGGAATTGCATTAATTAAAAAGTACTATGGTACAAAAGATCCAGTTCCAGGATATTCTGTTCCAGCTGCTGAACACAG TACCATAACAGCTTGGGGAAAAGATCATGAAAAAGATGCTTTTGAACATATAGTAACACAGTTTTCTTCAGTGCCTGTATCTGTGGTTAGTGACAGCTATGACATTTACAATGCTTGTGAAAAAATATGGGGTGATGACCTAAGGCATATAATTGAAGCCCGAAGTCCAGAGGCACCACTTATTATTAGACCAGATTCTGGGAATCCCCTTGACACTGTTCTAAAG GTGTTGGAGATCTTGGGGAAGAGGTTTCCCATTACAGAGAATTCAAAAGGCTATAAGTTGTTGCCACCATATCTCAGAGTTATTCAAGGGGATGGTGTGGATATCAACACACTGCAAGAG GGGATGCTGGTAGAACAG attgTGGAGGGAATGAAGAAGAATAAATGGAGTATTGAGAATATTGCCTTTGGATCTGGTGGAGCTTTGTTGCAGAAACTAACCAGAGACCTCTTAAACTGTTCCTTCAAATGTAGTTACGTGGTGACCAACGGCCTTGGG ataaatgtcttcaaagatcctgTAGCCGATCCCAACAAAAGGTCAAAGAAAGGACGGCTGTCGTTGCATAGGACACCAGCTGGGGAGTATGTGACACTGGAGGAAGGCAAGGGGGATCTTGAAGAGTATGGACAG